Proteins from a genomic interval of Gossypium hirsutum isolate 1008001.06 chromosome A09, Gossypium_hirsutum_v2.1, whole genome shotgun sequence:
- the LOC107920304 gene encoding MDIS1-interacting receptor like kinase 2 produces MASSSTFSILLGILQATILLISVARTVTMADPSPLASEAVAMVESGWWSNYSNNASERCQWPGILCNTAGSIIQIDISDASNIEVGDRFGKLNFSSFPNLVLLDLSDRQLGGNIPHQIGKLSALKHLDLSNCGLSGELPPSLGNLTQLEYLDISYNDKINGSIPQQLGNLVNLVTLNLSANSLGGNIPPFLWLLTNLRHLILDRNQFDDSINTIPQNLWNLRRLETLSLSSCGIVGPIPSALGQLLNLKYLDLSENKINGSIPSEIGFLSNLTLLHLYNNKLGGSIPFSLYQLTNLETLYLDSNQLKGSIPQNIEKLKNINFLSITNNSFTGHIPLALCRLSKLESIYLDKNQISGSIPSCLGKLFNLRTLYLDSNLLEGLIPKEIGNLANLTSLRLSQNKLSGSIPFLIGNLEALRFLDLTKNRLIGSIPIEIENLANLTSLSLSQNKLSGSIPSCIGNLSNLYNLELDSNLLKGPIPEEIGRLFQLSNLNLSFNELSGSVPILSATKLRIIDAGNNCNKISPDPFDGNSRLSPYMCPSPVTNKANSSTIPYYIKIFLPIAIFSTFSILGYFLFSRFKLKNNSVSVQPTKNGDLCSIWNYDGKIAYEDIVAATEDFDFRYCIGVGGYGSVYRAQLPCGKVVALKKLHRLEAENPAFDKSFKNEIKFLTEIRHRSIVKLHGYCLHRRSMFLIYEYMEKGSLFCNLRDEVEAVEMDWTKRVEIIKGIAHALSYLHNDCSPPIVHRDISSNNVLLNSSFEAFVADFGTAKMLDLESSNRTIIVGTCGYVAPELAYTMVVTEKCDVYSFGVVTLETLMGKHPEELLSWLSSPTSLVNMRLIDVLDNRLPLPTIPLVAQNLVRIATLAFACLNPQPKSRPTIKEVCEEFLHGQTSLGIPLRMISLLQLVNREMHIGGRTETCNA; encoded by the exons ATGGCCTCATCCTCAACCTTTTCCATTCTTTTAGGGATACTGCAAGCTACCATCCTTTTAATTTCCGTTGCTAGAACTGTGACAATGGCAGATCCATCGCCATTGGCGTCCGAAGCCGTTGCTATGGTAGAAAGTGGGTGGTGGAGTAATTATAGCAACAATGCTTCAGAACGTTGCCAATGGCCAGGTATATTATGCAACACTGCTGGAAGCATCATCCAAATTGACATTTCTGATGCTTCCAATATTGAGGTTGGAGATAGATTTGGGAAATTGAATTTCTCTTCATTTCCAAATCTTGTCCTTCTAGATCTTAGTGATCGTCAACTTGGTGGAAATATCCCGCATCAGATAGGTAAACTATCCGCATTGAAGCACCTTGACTTGTCCAATTGTGGTTTATCCGGTGAGTTACCTCCTTCTCTAGGAAACCTAACCCAATTAGAATATCTTGACATTtcctataatgataaaattaatggTTCCATCCCTCAACAACTAGGGAATCTAGTGAACCTTGTCACTTTAAACTTGAGTGCCAACAGTCTTGGTGGAAACATTCCACCGTTTCTTTGGCTATTGACCAACCTTAGGCATCTAATTTTGGATAGGAATCAATTTGATGATAGTATTAATACAATCCCTCAAAATTTGTGGAATTTGAGGCGTCTGGAGACTTTAAGCCTAAGTAGTTGTGGAATTGTTGGTCCAATCCCTTCTGCTTTGGGTCAGTTATTAAATCTCAAATATTTGGATCTATCGGAAAACAAAATTAATGGATCTATTCCATCTGAAATTGGATTCTTATCAAACTTGACTCTTTTGCATCTGTACAACAACAAACTGGGTGGTTCAATACCTTTTTCCTTGTACCAGTTAACCAATTTGGAAACTTTGTACCTAGATAGTAATCAACTTAAAGGTTCCATCCCTCAGAATATTGAAAAGTTGAAGAACATCAACTTTTTAAGCATCACTAATAATAGTTTTACTGGTCATATTCCCCTGGCTTTGTGTCGTTTGTCAAAATTGGAATCTATTTACCTTGATAAAAATCAAATCAGTGGTTCAATCCCTTCTTGTCTTGGTAAGTTGTTCAACTTGCGCACATTGTATCTTGATTCAAATCTATTAGAAGGTCTTATTCCCAAAGAGATTGGGAATTTAGCAAATTTAACTTCATTAAGACTCTCCCAAAACAAATTGAGTGGTTCAATCCCCTTTCTGATTGGGAATTTAGAAGCATTACGTTTCTTAGACCTCACTAAGAACAGACTGATTGGTTCCATTCCCATTGAGATTGAGAATTTAGCAAATTTAACTTCATTAAGCCTCTCCCAAAACAAATTGAGTGGTTCAATCCCATCTTGTATTGGCAATTTATCCAATTTGTATAACTTAGAACTTGATTCAAATCTATTAAAAGGTCCTATCCCTGAAGAAATTGGTAGGCTTTTTCAACTATCAAATTTAAACCTCAGCTTCAACGAACTCTCAGGTAGTGTCCCTATCTTGTCTGCCACTAAGCTTCGTATTATCGATGCTGGAAATAACTGTAACAAGATTTCTCCTGATCCATTTGACGGAAATAGTCGACTGTCACCCTATATGTGTCCTTCTCCAGTAACCAACAAAGCCAACAGCAGTACAATTCCTTACTATATCAAAATATTCCTCCCTATTGCCATCTTCTCCACATTCTCCATTTTGggatattttctattttcacgGTTTAAGCTCAAGAATAACAGTGTCAGTGTACAACCGACGAAGAATGGGGATTTGTGTTCCATATGGAACTATGATGGAAAGATAGCATACGAGGATATTGTTGCAGCAACAGAGGATTTCGACTTTCGATACTGCATAGGAGTTGGTGGTTATGGAAGTGTTTACAGAGCACAACTACCTTGTGGTAAAGTAGTTGCCTTGAAGAAACTTCATCGTTTAGAAGCTGAAAATCCAGCCTTTGACAAGAGCTTCAAGAATGAGATCAAGTTTCTAACAGAAATACGACATCGAAGCATCGTAAAGCTTCATGGGTATTGTCTACACCGACGGTCCATGTTTTTGATCTATGAATACATGGAGAAAGGGAGTTTGTTCTGCAACCTAAGAGATGAAGTGGAAGCAGTGGAAATGGATTGGACAAAAAGAGTGGAGATCATCAAAGGCATAGCGCATGCTTTGTCTTACTTGCACAATGATTGCAGCCCTCCAATAGTTCATAGAGACATATCAAGTAACAATGTTCTTTTAAACTCGAGCTTTGAGGCCTTTGTAGCTGACTTTGGGACTGCTAAAATGCTGGATCTTGAATCATCCAATCGGACCATTATTGTGGGCACATGTGGTTATGTAGCTCCAG AACTTGCCTATACGATGGTTGTCACCGAAAAATGTGATGTCTATAGTTTTGGAGTAGTGACATTGGAAACGTTAATGGGAAAGCATCCTGAAGAATTGTTATCATGGTTGTCATCACCAACTTCTTTGGTAAATATGAGGCTGATTGATGTGCTAGACAACCGTTTACCACTTCCGACAATCCCATTAGTTGCTCAAAATCTTGTTCGCATTGCTACTTTGGCATTCGCCTGCCTAAATCCGCAACCCAAGTCTAGACCAACGATAAAAGAAGTTTGCGAAGAGTTTCTTCATGGCCAAACATCCTTGGGAATTCCCCTTCGAATGATCTCTTTGTTACAACTTGTGAACCGTGAAATGCATATTGGAGGCAGAACTGAAACTTGTAATGCTTAA